The genomic DNA CCGGACTGCGGGGGCGGGGCTCCCCATGGTCTTCGAGCGGGCCCCTGGGCCATGGGCGGATCGGGGAGCCGTGCGGGACGGGCCCTTCGTTCTCCGGCAGTCCGTCCCGCTGAGGGGGGGCTACCGGGAGCGGGTAATCGACGTGTGCTCGACGTAGCCGGTCGGACCGGCCGTACCGTACTCACGGCCCGAGGCCGCTGGCCTTGTAGCCGCCGAAGCTGATCGGCGATCCGTTCGGCGTGACGGTACCGGCGCGCAGCCGGCGCGGGCGGTGTCCGGGGCGCGGTCGGGATCAGAGGTCCAGGTACCGCCGGACAGGCCGTACTGGGAGTCGTTGGCGATTCGGCGCCTACGACGACGATGACGACGCCGTATGAGGAGCAGGGCCGACGGGGCGGTCGGCCGGCGCGGGCGGCCCGGAGATCCGGTGCTTCGACCGGCCCGCTGCCGCGCCCGCACAGTGCCGTCAGGTGGCGGGGTAGTCCGCGGAACGGCTGACCTCGGCCCACTTGCGGGCCTCGGCCAGACGGCCTTCCTCCGAGCTGATCGCGATCTCCAGGGCGTCGCTGCCGAGCAGCAGCCGGCGAGGGGGCTCCTCGGCGTCCACGGCGCCGATGATCGCGCGGGCCATGCGGTCCGGGTCACCGGGCTCCTTGCCGGCGTAGTCCGCGAACCGGGCCAGCCACAGGCCCACGGTCTCCTGGTAGTCGGGGGTCACGGGACCGGAAGGCTCCGCGGCACCCGCGGCCCAGCCGGTGCGGATGCCGCCCGGCTCGACGATGGTGACCTTGACACCGAACGGTGCCACCTCGTTCGCCAATGCCTCGGAGAACCCCTCGACGGCGAACTTCGCGGTCTGGTAGGCGCTCAGACCCGGCGTACCGCCCACACGTCCGCCGATTGAGGAGATCTGCACGATGTGACCGGACCGCTGGCGGCGCACGACGGGAAGGACCGCCCGGGTCATGTTGACCACGCCGTACAAGTTGGTATCGACCTGCGCGCGGAACTCGTCCTCGGGAAAGTCCTCGATCGAGCCGCTGGTGGCGTAGCCGGCGTTGTTGACGACGACGTCAACCGATCCGAACCGTTCCACCGCCGCGGCCACCACGTCCCGGGACTGGAC from Streptomyces sp. CB09001 includes the following:
- a CDS encoding oxidoreductase, with the protein product MARTWLVTGGSQGLGRALVLAALGAGDNVVVTSRKPEVLASLRAEHPDQLEAMALDVTSAVQSRDVVAAAVERFGSVDVVVNNAGYATSGSIEDFPEDEFRAQVDTNLYGVVNMTRAVLPVVRRQRSGHIVQISSIGGRVGGTPGLSAYQTAKFAVEGFSEALANEVAPFGVKVTIVEPGGIRTGWAAGAAEPSGPVTPDYQETVGLWLARFADYAGKEPGDPDRMARAIIGAVDAEEPPRRLLLGSDALEIAISSEEGRLAEARKWAEVSRSADYPAT